The Raphanus sativus cultivar WK10039 chromosome 6, ASM80110v3, whole genome shotgun sequence sequence GTCAAGCCTGACGTTTTGACATATGTATTCACGAGGGTCCTTTTACTTCAAAAAGACAGCTACACGTGAGCACATATCAAGTTTTGAACTAGTACATGTACATGCAGTGGGGACGTAGGATGTGATTGATATAAATGTGACCTAATTGTAATCAGATCTTCATTAACTTGCTTAAtgaaatttacatttttagcaaaagaaaaaaaggaagccAATCGGTGATTTAGAAAAATTATAACGTAGATGAACCAAAGGCCAAAGCATGTAAAGTTGATCATAAGTTCATTATTCATAACTCTAGGTTCCTTTGGATTCTTCCTACGTTCACTAACTATAAATATCGTACTGAAAAATGGATTATCTTTAAAAGGATGAATATAGGATTGATTGGTTATCTCTAACAACAGCCCTGCGTCCAAAGTTGCAAACGctacatttacatatatatggTTACCGACTTACAGTTACTACTTACTACTAGAGAATCGTATCTCAAAGGGTGTCAATTTTTGTTTCCCTCGACGAGTTTCCACATATGACATGCCTCTGCTATTGGCTCTTCAATAACCAAACACTTATTGACAAAAAGAACTTTACCTCTCGGGCTAATCTTTTATAGCTAGCACTTGTAAGAAAAAAACTAGTGATTAGGCCTGGAGTAGCATATTAATTGGTTTGAGACAAACAAAAGGACATATAGATAACAGGACACGAGACACAAGACCTAACACGTTTTGGATGATCGCTCTCACCTTTACCTAATTAGCAATTAGCCTACTCAACTATCTTTCCTTTACTATACATCCCACCATCTTAATTGTATCATTTCCAAAACTCTCCTACGTCCTATTTGTTACTACATCGTAACTTATGCTCTATAACATTTAATTATTCTAACCATCACTACATTTAAGCAGGTTTATGATGATAAATAGACTAACCCCATCCCATCCAATTGATAGTAAGCAAACACAAACCGTCATCAGTCTATGACTTTAACTAAAGGTAAattaatcaaatcatcatcAGCCTTAGCTACGCATTAAACAAAACGACAATACTTGTGGGGCCCAGTTACGGACCAAACCGGTTTTCAATAGATGAGTGTAAGAGACAGATTAATTTCGGTTTAgcggagaaaaaaaaagaaagaaagataatcGCCGTTGCTGACGTGACGTCACCGCCGGTAATCAAAATCAATCCTCTCCTTCTCTACTTTTTTaccctctcctctcctctctcaaCAGATTCTTATCCTCAATGGAGACGACGCCGGAGACTCAACCAAAATCCCAATCGCAAACCGGCTCCTCCCACCGTCTCCCGCCGGGACGCGAGGACTGGTGGAGCGAGGACGCGACGGCGACGCTGATCGAAGCGTGGGGAGACCGCTACGTCAACCTCAGCCGGGGAAACCTCCGGCAGAACGACTGGAGAGAGGTCGCCGACGCGGTGAACTCGATccacggcggcggcggcggcgggaGGCCGAAGACGGACGTGCAGTGCAAGAACCGGATCGACACGCTGAAGAAGAAGTACAAGACGGAGAAGGCCAAGCCTTGTCCTTCGTCCTGGTGCTTCTTCGAGAGGCTAGACTTCTTGATCGGTCCCGTCGCGGCGAAGAAGTGTACCGGAGTTGTGAGACCGGCGGTGGTGAAGAATCCGACCGGATCTAAATCGAGTGGGAGCTCTTTggatgatgaggatgaggaggaggaggatgatgagGTGGGTGATTGGGGGTTTGTGGTGAGGAAGCATAGGAGAGTGGAGGATGTGTATCCGAGTGGAGGTGAAGGTTCGTCGAGTAGGGAGCTGGCGAGAGCGATTTTGAAGTTGGGAGAGGTGTACGAGAGGATCGAAGGTGCGAAGCAGAGGATGATGGTTGAGTTGGAGAAGCAGAGGATGGAAGCTGCCAAGGAGCTTGAGTTGCAGCGGATGAACATGTTGATGGATATGCAGATGGAGATCGAAAGATCAAAGCTTGGCAAACGTAGAGCTGTTGCTGCTTCaggtaaatatataaacttttttggtCTCTGTTAATAAGCAAATTGTGAATATTTGGTAGAGCTTTCATTTTAATGTGCTTtaaagattgaaactttaaGCGTCTGAAGTTTCAGAGTGTTGATTTGGAACCATATATTTGAGCATCTACTCTATTGAGttactcaaaacttgaattgtTCGTTGTTTGTTGTACAGATAAGAAGTTGTCGGATTAGATTTTATGGAGAAGCTATACTGTGGTAGAGCAAGGGAGCAATGGTTGGATGATCTGAGAAGCTCATTCGGAGAAACTGTTATTATTCTTAATCACTAGGTTTCATTGTTAGagcaatgtttttttttttttaacttattatGTTTACTTATCTTATTTAGGGTACATTGGTAGCAAAGCAGATTGGTGAAAGAAACTCTTGTAGTAATCTGACAGACATATCAACATGTACTTTTTGTCAAGTGTTAAAATGTATTATGGTTTGTGTATCAACAACATGATTCCAATTAGTCTCTTGCGTAATCAGGTCTCAGAATTGTCTACAGATTAATGCACAATGCATTTGATGTTCTTCCATAATTCATTTTTGGAACTGATCAAAACCACCAAGCTATTGATTTTGTTGTTTGCTTATGTGACTTTGCATCAAACTGGAATCTCCGGGACAAGACTCTTGTGACCTGATGGACAAGTGTTGACACATGAGGCTCTATTACATTGCTAGTTACATGATTGGCTCGTGGGTTCCAGTCCAAGGTCGTAGGTCATACATCGTAATCATTTAGTGGTTTatcttttgaaattttgataTGGAGTTATAATGTTGAAAAATCAAAAGGATAACGTACCAGAAATAAGAGTGAAAGTGACCAAACAGTTGGATGTGTCCTTTGTTTAGGTGGAGGACATTAAAACAAAGAGAAGTAAGACTTGAGATTAGATGTAAAGTCAGTcaaaaggaaaatataaaatagatttcACATTGATCAAAGaagaatctatactattatttatgaattgaTTTTGATTACTTGTCAtgttttccatgattttagctaattttgattatttatcatatttttattaaatttaaactaaattatcattgatgtattatttgttttgagctgagtcactaaatcattaatttaaaataatattattatttatgaagtgattttgcttacttgtcatgttctccatgattttagctaattttgcttatttgtcatatttttattaagtttaaactaaattatcattgatgtattatttgttttgagctgagtcactaaatcattaatttaaaataatagctttgatgaatattctatataaataaaaacgaattttattttattaatattaaatttatatgttatattagcttttcttatttgtcatatttttattaggttttagagttttagataggttattaatttattattagtttctaactattcactaatttattttaatgatataaagcttatatgttatatgctatattaaataattgattagaaaataatattttagaattataaaaaaagataattcttctatatatatattctttttttgtgcttatatgaaaataatatttttattataaaagtttagaaaaa is a genomic window containing:
- the LOC108808966 gene encoding trihelix transcription factor ENAP1, which codes for METTPETQPKSQSQTGSSHRLPPGREDWWSEDATATLIEAWGDRYVNLSRGNLRQNDWREVADAVNSIHGGGGGGRPKTDVQCKNRIDTLKKKYKTEKAKPCPSSWCFFERLDFLIGPVAAKKCTGVVRPAVVKNPTGSKSSGSSLDDEDEEEEDDEVGDWGFVVRKHRRVEDVYPSGGEGSSSRELARAILKLGEVYERIEGAKQRMMVELEKQRMEAAKELELQRMNMLMDMQMEIERSKLGKRRAVAASDKKLSD